The genomic interval GGTGCATGTGGAGTAAACAAGGGTTCCGCCTGGCTTTAATGCGATGAATGCGCTGTCTATGAGGTTTTTTTGTATGTGGGAAAGCCGGGTTATTGCAGACGGGTTCCACATCCTTATTGTGTCAAGCGATTTCGCTATTGTTCCTGTTCCAGAGCATGGCGCATCCAGCAGGATTCTGTCAAAGAATTCAGGAAGGTAGCTGAAGTATTTTGCCTCGCTGTTGTTTATTACTGTATTTGTAACGCCGCATCGTTGAAGGTTCATTGCAAGCGCCTTTATCCTTATGTATGAATTGTCATTTGAAATCAGGAGCCCTGAGTTTTGCATGTACTGCGCAATCTGCGTGCTCTTTGAGCCAGGTGCAGCGCACATGTCAAGCACAATTTCCCCTGGCTTGGGCTCAAGCACAATTGGTGGAATCATTGATGCAGCCTCTTGGACATAGATGTAACCCATTGCGTGCTCAAGTGTGTTTCCAATGTCCCTTCTCTCGCTCTCCACCCAGAATCCTTCTGGGCACCAGGGAACATCTGTTAATTTCCATCTCTTTCCAAGGGATTCTCTTATTTGTGCAACAGATGCCTTTATGGTGTTCACTCTTATTGATTTTCGGAGAAAAGAGAGCGAGTATTTCCTGAATTCTGAAAAATCAGTCAGTTTGCTGTATCTTTCAATGAAATTCTTCTTGAATTCAAGATTTTCTGAATCAGGTATGTGCTCAAGCATATAGAAACTGGTTTTCTTTTTTTCTTTAAATAATTTGGTATTCAAGAATGAGTTTTATGCTGAAAAACGGCGCTAAAATTCATTACTTTAGTTTGGAGATACCGCGCCGTTTTTGGCACAAAGAAATGTAAAACATTTCTTGTGCAAAGAAAACCTCGAGGTTTTCTTGCACAACAAAATCATAGATTTTGTGTGCACAAACACTTTCGTGTTTGTTGCATCCTAAAAATTCGCGATTAAGAGCGGATTTTTATGATTTGGAAAGGGAGAGTATGGCTTCAGCAAGGTCCCCCCCTGATTTCTTTATTGCCCCTTCTGCATCTTCCCTTGAGGCATTTGCCTTTTCCATAACTGTTTTTATGTCCTCTTCAGTTATTTCGGGCTCAGAGGATATTTTTTCTTCCCTGATTTTTCCTGAAATCTGGAAGTTTTCATCTCCCGACATTTTTACTTTAAGGACGCTTGGTTCGCTTATCACAATATTCCTGTCCCTGCACTTAATTATCACTTCCTCAGCCTCAATCTCAGTCTGGGATATTCCCATCTGGTGCATTGCATTCTGAAGCTGCCTTTGGTTTATCTTGGGAAACAAGAACAGCACCTCTTATGGCTTTACGATTCCAAACCAGCCGTATCCAAGCGTGTGCAGAATTATTTCTATTACCATTACTGCAATTATCAGCACAACAACATGCCCCGGCTTTATCTCAAACTTGCTCTTGTATTCGTCAGAATATCTTACTATTCCGCCGCCGCTTGAGGGCATTCTCATTTTTTCGTTTGACATGGGCTTATTGGGAAGAGGATTTCTTTAAAAAGCTTGCGATTAAGCCAATGTTTTTTACCGTGTAGTGTCTAAAGTTATTCTTTAAAATATGAATTCAATTACTCTGTTTTCAAGAGCATAAAAATTTATAAAGTCTATTTTCCTTTTAATATACTTAATTTCAAGGAAAAAAAAGGTGGGTTTGATTGATATGATTTTAGGAAAATTTGCTTCTTTTATATTTTCCTTCTCAAATCCTGCTCATTTCTCGCTGATTTCTTTGAATGAAAACAGAGGTAAAAAAGATGCTAACACCCAATAAAAACAGGGCACTTTCTATGCCGGAAAAAGCCCAGTCAGGGCTTGAATCAATACTGGAAAATGAAGCAGGCAAAAATAAGATTC from Candidatus Woesearchaeota archaeon carries:
- a CDS encoding NOL1/NOP2/sun family putative RNA methylase, producing the protein MLEHIPDSENLEFKKNFIERYSKLTDFSEFRKYSLSFLRKSIRVNTIKASVAQIRESLGKRWKLTDVPWCPEGFWVESERRDIGNTLEHAMGYIYVQEAASMIPPIVLEPKPGEIVLDMCAAPGSKSTQIAQYMQNSGLLISNDNSYIRIKALAMNLQRCGVTNTVINNSEAKYFSYLPEFFDRILLDAPCSGTGTIAKSLDTIRMWNPSAITRLSHIQKNLIDSAFIALKPGGTLVYSTCTLEPEEDEGVIDFLLGKYDNAELCEISLNIKRSPAVLEFEGRKYNPEVKKCLRIWPQDNHTAGFFVAKIRKKES
- a CDS encoding nascent polypeptide-associated complex protein — encoded protein: MFPKINQRQLQNAMHQMGISQTEIEAEEVIIKCRDRNIVISEPSVLKVKMSGDENFQISGKIREEKISSEPEITEEDIKTVMEKANASREDAEGAIKKSGGDLAEAILSLSKS
- a CDS encoding preprotein translocase subunit Sec61beta → MSNEKMRMPSSGGGIVRYSDEYKSKFEIKPGHVVVLIIAVMVIEIILHTLGYGWFGIVKP